In a genomic window of Lycium ferocissimum isolate CSIRO_LF1 chromosome 9, AGI_CSIRO_Lferr_CH_V1, whole genome shotgun sequence:
- the LOC132029558 gene encoding uncharacterized protein LOC132029558, which translates to MAMVQWFLLLCIFFISASASKVQTKVTDNPADQLVSALNSNRTANKLSSLYSNPGLACLALQYIKAYQGDCSVVGGSDGKKPAESEFAETFAPNCGVQASSLAQITGRFLACQSKYAEPSEAFNDILIRNSKSLDILYSKNHTEVGAAVSGSDGGGPYFWCVLFSNGKPKSSFTTGGGEPKVMRPGCFSGSNDQCNGNGANTLSQTIHLWTIAVGAAVALLYALAV; encoded by the exons atggcAATGGTTCAATGGTTTCTTCTTCTCTGCATTTTCTTCATCTCAGCTTCTGCTTCTAAAGTTCAGA CTAAGGTAACTGATAATCCTGCTGATCAGCTGGTCTCTGCCCTTAATAGTAACAGGACTGCAAATAAATTATCCTCCTTATACAGCAACCCTGGCTTGGCATGCTTGGCTCTGCAATATATAAAAGCATACCAAGGTGATTGTAGTGTAGTTGGAGGGTCAGATGGCAAGAAACCTGCTGAATCTGAATTCGCCGAAACTTTTGCCCCTAACTGTGGTGTGCAGGCGTCATCGCTTGCTCAAATAACTGGAAGATTTCTCGCATGCCAATCCAAGTATGCCGAACCTTCTGAAGCATTCAACGATATTCTTATAAGAAATAGCAAGAGTTTGGATATTCTCTACAGCAAGAATCACACTGAGGTTGGTGCTGCCGTGAGTGGCTCCGATGGTGGTGGCCCCTATTTCTGGTGTGTACTCTTCAGCAATGGCAAACCGAAGAGCAGCTTTACCACGGGCGGAGGAGAGCCTAAGGTTATGAGACCTGGATGCTTCAGTGGTTCTAATGACCAATGCAATGGGAATGGTGCTAATACTTTGTCTCAAACCATACATCTCTGGACAATTGCTGTAGGAGCTGCCGTTGCACTGCTCTATGCCTTAGCAGTATAA